AGTTCCAGCAGCAGTCGGCCGATGGCCGCCTCGTCCACCGCGGCCAGTGCCGAGGCTTCCACATCGCTCAGGCTTGCTGTCATCCCCACCCTGCTCCGGCACACGTGACATCAGGACAAGCCGGAGACTATGTTCGGGCCGACAATGCAAGCAATCGCCATTTGCTGCTGCCTCCTGTCGATTTCTTGCAATGTCAGGGGGATCGTGGCGAATACTTGCGCCGCGGCGCGCGAGGCCAGCCACAGGTTCCGACGTCTGGAGTGGGGTATGGACGCCATCGACGAAGCGATCATCCGCTACGTGCTGCACAACGCACGTGCCACGTACGCCCAGATCGGCAAGGCGGCCGGGCTGTCCGCGCCCGCTGCCAAGCGGCGTCTCGGCCGTTTGGAGGCCACGGGCGCGATCCGCGGTTACACCGCTCTCATCGACCCTCAGGCATTGGCCTGGCACACCGAGGCTTTCGTCGAGGTCTACTGCACCGGCAATCCCACCCCCGCCGAACTGCGCCGCGCCCTGGAGGGCATCCCCGAGGTCGTCGAAGCCTGTACCGTCTCCGGCGCCGCCGACGCAGTCGTCCACATGCTCGCCAGGGACATCCATCACCTGGAACAGGCCATCCAGCGCGTGCGCGCCACGGCTCCTGTCGAACGGACCGAGAGCGCCATCGTGCTCTCCCGGCTGTTGAACCGGCCTCGCGTGTGATCGAACACCACCATGGGATCACCGCGGGTGCCGGGCTCGCGTCGGCCGACGAGCGCCGCGTCCGCGACCGGATCGTTCTCAGCTGCCTGCGCTGGGACAACCTCTCCCGGGACTACCTGCGGCGGGAGGCGGCGGAGGCAGTGCCGGCGCATCCCGTTCACCGCGTGACCCGCAGGACTGCCTTTCCGGAGACGCGGCGCCCGCGGAGGGCCTCGGCGGCCTCGGCGAAATGGGCCCAGGATCCCTGCCAGCCGATCTCGACAGAGATGGCCCCCTCGGCAGCCAGTTCGGTGAGAGCGGTCAGGTCCGGGCCGGTATCGCCCTCGATGACGAAGGACGTCAGCGACCTGGTCGGGCCCACGGTCGCATACGGGGGGAAGACCGCCGGCTCCCCGGAAGTCCAGCCGACGCTCTGCACGCTGCCCCCGGGAGCGAGCAGGTTCCATGCCGCCACCAGCTGGGGACCGCCGACGCTGTCGATGACCACGTCGACGGCTCGCTCGAGTCCCTCCAGGCCGACCAGCACCTCGTCGGCGCCCGAGGCCGACCAGCCCCTCCCCGCGGGCCGTCGAGCCCACGGACGCGATCACGTGGGCACCCGCCCTCGCCGCCAACTGGACGGCGAAGCGGCCGACCCCGCCGGACGCGCCGGTGATCAAGACCCTCTTGTCCGGCCCGAGCCCGGCGGCCCGCAGCGAGCGCAGTGCGGCCACGCCGGCGACCGGAAGGGCGACCGCCTTCGCCGGGTCCAAGCCCCGGCACTTGCGGCACCTCAGGCCATGCCTACCGGGTCAAGCGCCCCTGACCTGTGGCGATGCGGTAGGCCCGTATGACGGTCTGGGTGACGGTGTTGCCTGCCTTGTCCGCTGCGCTGATCCGCAGGGAGGCATGGCCGGTGCGATTCGGGTGGTGGAGCAGGGCGCTGCCGGTGGTGCCGTGGCGGGCGACGCGGACGGTCTTCCATGTGCGGCCGTCGTCGTACGAGACCTGGAGGGTCAGCCGGGTCACCGCCGACCGTTCGGCACCCGGGGGGCGCTGCACGGTGAGCGGGACGCGGAAGGTACGGCCGAAGGGGGCGGTGCTGTTGAGGTCGACCCCTCCCCCGGCGCGTACGGTCAGCAGCGGAAGCGTCGAGGACGTCGAGCCGCGAGGCCGTGCCGAGGTGAAGCCCCAGGTCGCCGTGGAGCGGGTGCCGAGCGCCGTCCAGTCGACCGTGCGCGTGGTGCGGGTGGTCAGGGTGTAGCGGCGCTTGGCGGCGCCGGGGACGGTGAAGCCGATGTTCGAGAGGTCGCCCGTTCGGTCGATGACCCGTCCACCGGAGGAGAGCACGACGTCGCCGTCGACCTCGAAGTTGGAGGAACCGTCGAGGCGCTGCCCGGTGCCGGCGGCGGCATAAGGGGCCATGTCCAGGGACAGGTGGTTGCCCTTGCGGGTGGAGCTGTAGACGGCCGGGCCGACGGGGGCGCGGTTCCAGTCGACGGTGTACGTGCGTCCGGCCCGGTAGCGACGGACCGCGGTCGTCTCGTCATGGTCCGGGAGAGTGCCGTCGGGCCTGTTGTCCGTCGTCCCGAAGAGGTCGAGGTAGTGCGTCCAGGTGAGTCCGGGGGCGGCTGAGTAGTACTC
This genomic stretch from Streptomyces deccanensis harbors:
- a CDS encoding Lrp/AsnC family transcriptional regulator, coding for MDAIDEAIIRYVLHNARATYAQIGKAAGLSAPAAKRRLGRLEATGAIRGYTALIDPQALAWHTEAFVEVYCTGNPTPAELRRALEGIPEVVEACTVSGAADAVVHMLARDIHHLEQAIQRVRATAPVERTESAIVLSRLLNRPRV
- a CDS encoding zinc-binding dehydrogenase produces the protein MLVGLEGLERAVDVVIDSVGGPQLVAAWNLLAPGGSVQSVGWTSGEPAVFPPYATVGPTRSLTSFVIEGDTGPDLTALTELAAEGAISVEIGWQGSWAHFAEAAEALRGRRVSGKAVLRVTR